A genomic window from Planococcus rifietoensis includes:
- the hisIE gene encoding bifunctional phosphoribosyl-AMP cyclohydrolase/phosphoribosyl-ATP diphosphatase HisIE, whose product MTNVKYDENGLVPVILQDATTKQVLTLAYANEEAVTRTIDTKETWLYSRSRQELWNKGATSGNTQRIQSVQIDCDGDSLIYEVIPNGPACHTGEASCFHETLAGERTASASDMITELSALIKQRETDMPEGAYTTYLFEEGVDKICKKVGEEAAEVIIAAKNRDARELATESADLLYHLLVLLQEQKVDFKEVTGVLEERHAAKKDK is encoded by the coding sequence GTGACAAATGTGAAATACGACGAAAATGGGTTAGTACCAGTCATATTGCAAGATGCAACTACAAAACAAGTGTTGACTTTGGCTTATGCCAATGAAGAAGCGGTTACGCGCACAATCGACACGAAAGAAACCTGGCTGTATTCAAGAAGCCGCCAAGAACTTTGGAATAAAGGAGCAACCAGCGGCAATACGCAGCGCATCCAATCCGTACAAATTGATTGCGACGGTGATTCCTTGATTTATGAAGTGATCCCGAACGGCCCGGCCTGCCATACAGGAGAGGCAAGCTGTTTCCATGAAACATTGGCAGGGGAACGCACGGCCTCAGCATCAGACATGATTACCGAGCTCAGCGCGTTGATCAAACAACGCGAAACCGATATGCCGGAAGGCGCCTATACAACCTACCTGTTTGAAGAAGGCGTCGATAAAATCTGTAAGAAAGTCGGGGAAGAAGCAGCAGAAGTCATTATCGCTGCGAAAAACCGAGATGCGCGTGAATTGGCAACGGAAAGCGCAGACCTGCTTTACCACTTGCTCGTATTGCTGCAGGAACAGAAAGTTGATTTCAAAGAAGTGACGGGTGTGCTCGAAGAACGACACGCGGCAAAAAAGGACAAGTAA
- the hisH gene encoding imidazole glycerol phosphate synthase subunit HisH, translating to MIVGIIDYGMGNLFSVEQALKKLECTVITSDDAQVLAEADAILLPGVGAFPDAMKRLEEKGLAEFIRSLPEQKIPLLGICLGMQLLYEDSEEGRQVNGLGLLKGHIRRFPKGDYRIPHMGWNRLNFTQQPYWLEDVLEDTHVYFVHSFLATETDRAEVFATAEYGGLEVPGVVGGGLITGMQFHPEKSGEFGHYLLAQWIANVRGDFHE from the coding sequence ATGATCGTTGGCATCATTGATTACGGCATGGGCAATTTATTCAGCGTCGAACAGGCATTGAAAAAACTGGAATGCACCGTCATCACCTCAGATGATGCACAAGTCTTGGCGGAAGCGGATGCGATTTTGCTTCCAGGTGTCGGCGCTTTTCCGGATGCCATGAAGCGCTTGGAGGAGAAAGGCTTAGCCGAATTCATCCGTTCGCTTCCGGAGCAGAAGATTCCGTTGCTCGGGATTTGCCTCGGCATGCAATTATTATATGAAGACAGTGAAGAAGGCAGGCAGGTCAATGGGCTTGGTTTATTGAAGGGCCATATCCGGCGCTTTCCGAAAGGCGATTACCGCATCCCGCATATGGGATGGAACCGCCTGAACTTCACACAACAGCCGTACTGGCTTGAAGATGTACTGGAAGATACACATGTTTATTTTGTCCACTCGTTTTTGGCGACGGAGACGGATCGTGCAGAAGTCTTCGCGACAGCTGAATACGGCGGGCTTGAAGTGCCGGGTGTTGTCGGCGGCGGATTGATTACGGGGATGCAATTCCATCCGGAAAAATCGGGCGAGTTCGGACATTATTTATTGGCGCAGTGGATTGCAAATGTCAGGGGGGATTTTCATGAGTGA
- the hisA gene encoding 1-(5-phosphoribosyl)-5-[(5-phosphoribosylamino)methylideneamino]imidazole-4-carboxamide isomerase has product MSEFQIYPAIDLRGGKCVRLFQGDYGQETVYADSPVEMAKSFVEAGAKWIHMVDLDGAKDGSRINDQVVIEAAKLNANIQVGGGIRSREDINHYLSNGVSRVIIGSLAVREPELVASFIEEFGAERIVIGIDAKDGMAATEGWIETSHKPASEVAAYFASKGAKHFIYTDISTDGTLAGPNIDANRKLVADDASQVIVSGGIGTLDDVKQVKQAAGDSPIAGLIIGKALYENRFTLEEALSC; this is encoded by the coding sequence ATGAGTGAATTTCAAATTTATCCGGCGATCGACTTGAGGGGCGGAAAATGCGTCCGATTGTTCCAAGGCGATTATGGCCAGGAGACGGTCTATGCGGATTCGCCTGTTGAAATGGCGAAAAGTTTTGTGGAAGCCGGGGCTAAGTGGATCCATATGGTCGATTTGGACGGCGCGAAAGACGGCAGCCGCATTAACGATCAAGTGGTCATCGAAGCGGCGAAGCTCAATGCCAACATCCAAGTGGGCGGCGGCATCCGCAGCCGTGAAGACATCAACCATTATTTATCGAATGGCGTTTCCCGTGTCATTATCGGAAGTTTGGCTGTAAGGGAGCCAGAACTGGTGGCGTCATTTATCGAAGAGTTCGGCGCAGAGCGGATCGTTATCGGCATCGATGCCAAAGACGGGATGGCGGCGACAGAAGGATGGATTGAAACTTCCCATAAGCCGGCATCTGAAGTGGCCGCTTACTTTGCTTCAAAAGGGGCGAAGCATTTCATCTATACCGATATCTCGACAGATGGCACACTTGCCGGCCCGAATATCGACGCCAACCGGAAGCTCGTCGCCGATGACGCTTCGCAAGTCATTGTATCGGGCGGCATCGGAACGCTCGATGATGTGAAACAGGTCAAGCAAGCGGCTGGTGACAGCCCAATTGCTGGACTCATCATCGGCAAAGCGTTGTATGAAAACCGCTTCACCCTTGAGGAGGCGCTGTCATGCTGA
- the hisD gene encoding histidinol dehydrogenase: protein MNIQRLTDELSIRRQLADGTDQQLQAVKEIIQAVRTEGDAALFRFSKKWDKAELSALKVTPEEIQQAAERFDPQLLADLTEAADNIRSYHEGQQQQGYRRDRADGSYVAQRVTAIESAGLYVPGGTAAYPSSVLMNVIPAQVAGVGRIVVVSPPDSEGNLSDGVLVAAHILGIEELYKTGGAQAIAALAYGTESIQPVDKITGPGNIFVALAKREVNGDVAIDMIAGPSEIAIIADDSAYADEVAADLLSQAEHDPLASAVLLTESRALAEQVAEQVKSQLTTLPREAIAAASIRDHGAIYVADNRADLIRAANQLAPEHLEIMTEDAEAVAEQIDHAGAIFIGRYSSEPIGDYFAGTNHVLPTNSTARFSSALSVYDFVKRTSIVHYSEQAWRENQEKIARLARLEDLEAHARAVESRAWKKESQS from the coding sequence ATGAACATCCAGCGCCTGACAGATGAACTGTCGATTCGGCGCCAATTAGCCGACGGCACGGATCAGCAATTGCAAGCGGTAAAAGAGATCATTCAAGCGGTGCGTACAGAAGGAGACGCCGCGTTGTTCCGCTTTTCAAAAAAATGGGACAAAGCGGAGTTGTCTGCATTAAAGGTGACGCCAGAAGAAATCCAGCAAGCAGCGGAGCGTTTTGATCCCCAACTGCTGGCTGACCTGACAGAAGCGGCGGACAATATCCGCAGCTATCACGAAGGCCAACAGCAACAAGGCTATCGCCGGGACCGTGCGGACGGGTCGTATGTCGCCCAGCGCGTCACAGCAATCGAATCGGCCGGATTGTATGTTCCAGGCGGCACAGCGGCCTATCCATCTTCCGTCTTAATGAACGTCATTCCGGCACAAGTCGCCGGAGTCGGGCGCATCGTCGTTGTATCCCCGCCTGATAGCGAAGGGAATTTATCGGATGGCGTGCTTGTTGCAGCGCATATCCTTGGCATTGAAGAACTATATAAAACTGGCGGGGCACAGGCAATCGCGGCACTCGCTTACGGCACGGAATCGATCCAACCGGTCGATAAGATTACCGGGCCCGGCAATATTTTCGTGGCGCTTGCAAAACGCGAAGTGAACGGAGACGTCGCGATCGACATGATCGCAGGTCCGAGCGAAATTGCCATTATTGCCGATGATAGCGCATATGCGGATGAAGTGGCGGCGGATTTATTATCCCAAGCAGAGCACGATCCGCTGGCAAGTGCTGTATTATTGACAGAGAGCCGTGCGCTTGCCGAACAAGTCGCTGAGCAAGTGAAAAGCCAATTGACCACTTTGCCGCGCGAAGCGATTGCCGCGGCGTCGATCCGTGACCACGGCGCCATCTATGTAGCGGACAACCGCGCTGATTTGATCCGTGCTGCCAATCAATTGGCTCCAGAGCATTTGGAGATCATGACAGAAGATGCGGAAGCGGTAGCGGAACAAATCGATCACGCCGGCGCGATTTTTATCGGCCGTTATTCATCGGAACCGATCGGCGATTATTTTGCCGGCACGAACCATGTCTTGCCGACCAATAGCACGGCGCGCTTTTCAAGTGCTTTGTCCGTCTATGATTTTGTTAAACGGACGAGCATCGTCCATTACAGCGAGCAGGCATGGCGTGAAAATCAAGAAAAAATTGCAAGGCTCGCACGGCTAGAAGACCTCGAAGCACACGCACGTGCAGTCGAATCGCGCGCTTGGAAAAAGGAGAGTCAATCATGA
- the rapZ gene encoding RNase adapter RapZ has protein sequence MDKHIEETELIIITGMSGAGKTVAIQSFEDLGFFTIDNLPPALLPTFIKLMRDSGKSMKRVAAVMDLRGGDFFASLVDAIDDLSKEPEVAITILFLDAENQTLVSRYKETRRSHPLSPGGLVLGGIKKERDMLKDLQGRAHYMYNTSEMSPRQLKEKITSDFASKTSNVFTVNLMSFGFKHGMPIDADLVFDVRFLPNPYYIEELNPQSGLDQPVSDYVLKWQETQTLVSKLEDLFDFMIPQYKQEGKAQLVIAFGCTGGQHRSVTLAEYFGKYLSKNNKVSITHRDVKIRKG, from the coding sequence ATGGATAAGCATATCGAAGAAACCGAATTGATCATCATCACCGGCATGTCCGGTGCTGGGAAGACAGTGGCGATCCAAAGTTTTGAAGACCTCGGTTTTTTCACAATCGATAATCTTCCCCCGGCGCTCCTCCCGACATTCATCAAATTGATGCGGGATTCGGGCAAATCGATGAAGCGTGTCGCAGCGGTTATGGACCTTCGCGGCGGCGATTTTTTCGCCAGCCTCGTCGATGCAATCGATGACCTCTCGAAAGAACCGGAAGTGGCGATCACGATCCTGTTTCTCGATGCGGAAAACCAGACCCTCGTCAGCCGCTATAAAGAAACACGCCGTTCCCACCCATTGTCACCGGGCGGACTTGTTCTCGGCGGCATCAAAAAAGAACGGGATATGCTGAAAGACTTGCAAGGACGGGCCCATTATATGTATAACACGTCAGAAATGAGCCCGCGCCAGCTGAAGGAGAAAATCACCTCGGATTTTGCTTCGAAAACGAGCAATGTCTTTACGGTCAATTTGATGTCTTTCGGCTTTAAACATGGCATGCCGATTGACGCCGACCTGGTGTTCGATGTGCGCTTTTTGCCAAATCCTTATTATATAGAAGAGTTAAATCCACAATCGGGCTTGGATCAGCCGGTTTCCGATTATGTCTTGAAATGGCAGGAAACACAGACGCTGGTGAGTAAGCTTGAGGATTTATTCGATTTCATGATTCCCCAGTATAAACAAGAAGGCAAAGCACAATTGGTCATTGCTTTTGGCTGCACAGGCGGCCAGCATCGATCCGTGACGCTTGCCGAGTATTTCGGGAAATATCTATCGAAAAACAACAAAGTCAGCATTACGCATAGAGATGTGAAAATCAGAAAGGGCTGA
- the trxB gene encoding thioredoxin-disulfide reductase, translated as MTETTNIYDVLIIGAGPAGMTAAVYTSRANLSTLMLERGIPGGQMANTEEIENYPGFDHILGPDLSTKMFEHAKKFGAEYAYGDVTEIIDGDEFKTVKAGSKEYKARAIILTTGAEYKKMGIPGENELGGRGVSYCAVCDGAFFKGKELVVVGGGDSAVEEGVYLTRFADKVTIVHRRDELRAQKILQDRAFANDKIDFIWSHTVKEIHDKDGKVGSVTLVSTKDDSEREFEADGVFIYIGMLPLTKPFESLGILNDLGYIETNEEMQTSVPGIFAAGDVRDKTLRQVVTATGDGSIAAQSVQHYVEELAEKIASKAQA; from the coding sequence ATGACAGAAACGACTAATATTTATGATGTGTTAATCATCGGCGCAGGGCCGGCTGGCATGACAGCAGCAGTCTATACGTCCCGAGCGAACCTTTCAACGCTCATGCTCGAGCGCGGGATTCCCGGCGGACAGATGGCCAACACCGAAGAAATTGAAAACTATCCAGGATTCGACCATATCCTCGGTCCTGATTTGTCCACAAAAATGTTTGAACATGCAAAAAAATTCGGAGCCGAGTACGCTTACGGCGACGTAACTGAAATCATTGACGGCGATGAATTCAAAACCGTCAAAGCCGGATCGAAAGAATACAAAGCACGCGCTATCATTTTGACGACTGGAGCCGAGTATAAGAAAATGGGCATTCCAGGCGAAAATGAATTGGGCGGACGCGGCGTCAGCTATTGCGCAGTGTGTGACGGCGCATTCTTTAAAGGCAAAGAACTGGTCGTTGTCGGCGGCGGGGATTCTGCCGTAGAAGAAGGAGTTTATTTGACACGCTTCGCGGATAAAGTGACAATCGTCCACCGCAGAGACGAATTGCGTGCACAGAAAATCCTCCAAGACCGTGCATTTGCCAACGACAAGATCGACTTTATCTGGAGCCACACAGTAAAAGAAATTCACGATAAAGATGGCAAGGTCGGCAGCGTTACCTTGGTATCGACAAAAGACGATTCCGAACGGGAATTCGAAGCGGACGGCGTGTTCATCTACATCGGCATGCTGCCATTGACAAAACCATTCGAATCACTGGGCATCCTGAATGACCTAGGCTATATCGAAACAAATGAAGAAATGCAAACTTCGGTGCCGGGAATCTTCGCGGCAGGCGATGTGCGGGATAAAACTTTGCGCCAAGTTGTTACAGCGACTGGCGACGGCAGCATCGCCGCGCAAAGCGTCCAGCATTACGTGGAAGAGCTTGCCGAAAAAATTGCTTCAAAAGCGCAAGCTTAA
- the hisF gene encoding imidazole glycerol phosphate synthase subunit HisF: protein MLTKRIIPCLDVKEGRVVKGVSFVELRDAGDPVELAKFYDEQGADELVFLDISASHEGKETMVEVVRIVATELSIPFTVGGGIRTLDDMKRMLRAGADKVSLNTAALDRPELIKEGADFFGSQCIVVAIDAKRNGDSWDVYTHGGRNRTEWDAIEWAKKAVALGAGELLLTSMDSDGQKDGFDVELTKAVRDAVEVPVIASGGAGNREHFQQVFEQADADAALAASIFHYKETSVREVKQYLQREGVNVR, encoded by the coding sequence ATGCTGACCAAACGCATCATCCCGTGCCTGGACGTTAAAGAAGGGCGTGTCGTCAAAGGCGTGAGCTTTGTGGAACTTCGTGATGCAGGAGACCCTGTGGAACTTGCTAAATTCTATGATGAACAAGGCGCGGATGAATTGGTCTTCCTGGACATTTCCGCTTCCCATGAAGGCAAAGAGACGATGGTCGAAGTGGTGCGCATTGTCGCCACTGAACTATCGATTCCCTTTACCGTGGGCGGGGGCATCCGGACGCTTGATGATATGAAACGCATGCTGCGTGCAGGGGCGGATAAAGTCTCTTTGAATACAGCAGCGCTCGACCGGCCGGAACTGATCAAAGAAGGCGCAGATTTCTTCGGATCGCAGTGCATCGTCGTCGCTATCGACGCGAAAAGAAACGGCGATAGCTGGGACGTCTACACGCACGGAGGCCGTAACCGGACCGAATGGGATGCGATCGAATGGGCGAAAAAAGCGGTCGCTTTAGGGGCTGGGGAATTGCTTTTGACCAGCATGGACAGCGATGGCCAGAAAGACGGATTCGATGTCGAACTTACCAAGGCGGTGCGTGATGCTGTCGAAGTGCCTGTCATCGCAAGCGGCGGTGCAGGAAACCGTGAGCATTTCCAGCAAGTATTCGAACAGGCAGATGCAGATGCTGCTCTTGCGGCATCGATCTTCCATTATAAAGAAACGAGCGTTAGAGAAGTGAAACAGTATCTGCAGCGAGAAGGAGTGAATGTCCGGTGA
- a CDS encoding gluconeogenesis factor YvcK family protein, whose product MEKSLQQKRVVIIGGGTGLSTLLRGLKTFPLDLTAIVTVADDGGSSGRLRDDLDIPPPGDIRNVMAALSDAEPLVAEMFQYRFKHSLDLEGHSLGNLMLAALTDLTGDFSHAVREMSRVLNVNGTVLPAANQLVTLNAELEDGTIIKGESKIPAYLQPIKRVFLEPAGVKTLPDTIQAIQSADVIVIGPGSLYTSILPNLLVKDIKKALLEAKARKIYICNLMTQAGETYGYTASDHVKALYDHVGVNFLDAILIDKVQMPQGVAERYKKEKAWPVEYDEERLRNMGLEVYRHDIANIFGEAVRHEPMKVAKWLFEYTSSETKEPSQRRYS is encoded by the coding sequence ATGGAAAAAAGTCTCCAGCAAAAACGAGTCGTAATCATCGGGGGCGGAACCGGTCTGTCCACTTTGCTGAGGGGCTTAAAAACTTTTCCGCTCGACTTGACGGCAATTGTGACAGTGGCAGATGACGGTGGAAGCTCCGGGCGTTTACGCGATGACTTGGATATCCCACCGCCGGGAGACATCCGCAACGTCATGGCTGCGCTGTCGGATGCCGAACCATTGGTGGCTGAAATGTTCCAATACCGATTCAAACATTCGCTTGATTTGGAAGGGCATTCACTGGGCAATCTGATGCTCGCGGCATTGACTGATTTGACAGGCGATTTTTCACATGCGGTCCGGGAAATGAGCCGTGTTTTGAACGTCAACGGTACGGTTTTGCCTGCCGCCAATCAATTGGTCACATTGAACGCAGAGCTTGAAGATGGAACCATCATCAAAGGCGAATCCAAAATACCCGCCTATCTGCAGCCGATCAAGCGTGTATTCCTCGAACCTGCCGGCGTCAAGACATTGCCGGATACCATACAGGCGATTCAATCTGCGGATGTTATCGTCATCGGGCCGGGTTCCTTATACACGAGCATTTTGCCGAATTTGCTCGTGAAGGATATCAAAAAAGCGCTGCTCGAGGCGAAGGCGAGAAAAATCTATATTTGCAATTTAATGACCCAAGCGGGTGAAACTTACGGCTATACGGCTTCAGATCATGTAAAAGCCCTTTACGACCATGTAGGCGTGAACTTTCTCGATGCCATTCTGATCGATAAAGTCCAAATGCCGCAAGGAGTGGCTGAAAGATACAAAAAAGAAAAAGCATGGCCGGTGGAATACGATGAAGAACGCCTGAGAAATATGGGGCTTGAAGTATATCGCCATGACATTGCGAATATTTTCGGGGAAGCCGTCCGGCATGAACCGATGAAAGTGGCGAAATGGCTTTTCGAATATACCAGCAGCGAAACAAAGGAACCATCGCAGCGCCGGTATTCCTAA
- the hisB gene encoding imidazoleglycerol-phosphate dehydratase HisB gives MRKSDITRKTNETEIAVSFSLDGKGQADINTGVPFMDHMLDLFIKHGQFDGRIHANGDTHIDDHHTTEDIGIVLGQAVLEALGDKKGLRRYGNAFVPMDDALAQVVIDCSNRPHLEFRGDIPNAKVGAFDTELVHEFLWKFALESRMNVHVIVHYGRNTHHIIEAVFKALARALDDATMIDPRVEGVPSTKGLLT, from the coding sequence ATGAGGAAATCGGACATTACGCGAAAAACCAATGAAACGGAAATTGCCGTCAGCTTCTCACTCGATGGAAAAGGGCAGGCGGATATCAATACAGGAGTGCCATTCATGGACCATATGCTGGATCTTTTCATCAAGCATGGCCAGTTCGACGGGCGTATCCACGCAAATGGCGATACCCACATCGACGATCACCATACGACAGAAGACATCGGCATCGTCCTTGGCCAGGCCGTGCTTGAAGCGTTAGGCGATAAAAAAGGCTTGCGCCGCTACGGCAACGCTTTTGTGCCGATGGATGATGCGCTCGCGCAAGTGGTCATCGATTGCTCGAACCGCCCTCACCTGGAATTCCGGGGAGATATCCCGAACGCCAAAGTCGGCGCATTCGATACGGAACTGGTCCATGAATTTCTGTGGAAGTTTGCGTTGGAATCACGTATGAACGTCCACGTCATCGTCCATTACGGACGCAATACGCACCACATCATCGAAGCGGTTTTCAAGGCGCTTGCCCGCGCGCTCGATGACGCGACGATGATCGACCCGCGTGTAGAAGGCGTCCCGTCGACAAAGGGGCTTTTAACATGA
- the hisG gene encoding ATP phosphoribosyltransferase — MDELTIAMPKGRIFEEAYELLVGAGYDLPKELDDSRKLIVEAPNEKFRFILAKPMDVPTYVEHGVADIGIAGKDVLLEHDRDVHELLDLGISACYIATAGLPDTEMDEVTPRIATKYPAVASHYYRSKGEQVEIIELNGSIELAPLIGLSDRIVDIVSTGRTLKDNGLVEYEKIADITSRLIANPVSYRLKQQRITELVDKLREQVGR, encoded by the coding sequence ATGGATGAATTGACGATTGCCATGCCAAAGGGCAGAATCTTTGAAGAAGCCTATGAACTATTAGTCGGTGCGGGGTATGACCTGCCAAAAGAGCTCGACGACTCGCGCAAGCTGATCGTCGAAGCGCCGAATGAAAAATTCCGCTTTATTCTGGCGAAGCCGATGGATGTGCCGACTTATGTTGAGCACGGGGTAGCGGATATCGGCATTGCCGGAAAAGATGTCTTGCTCGAGCACGATAGAGACGTACACGAATTATTGGACCTCGGCATCAGCGCATGCTATATCGCGACGGCCGGGTTGCCAGATACGGAAATGGACGAAGTGACGCCGCGCATTGCGACGAAATATCCGGCGGTGGCTTCACATTATTACCGCAGCAAAGGCGAACAAGTCGAGATCATCGAATTGAACGGCTCAATCGAATTGGCGCCGTTGATCGGCTTGTCCGACCGCATCGTTGACATCGTGTCGACCGGGCGTACGTTGAAAGACAATGGCCTGGTGGAATATGAGAAAATCGCGGACATCACGTCGCGTCTCATCGCGAATCCCGTAAGCTATCGTTTGAAGCAACAGCGCATTACGGAATTGGTCGATAAACTGCGTGAGCAGGTGGGACGATGA
- a CDS encoding NUDIX domain-containing protein, giving the protein MQRIANLLLIENGKVLLMKKPRRDWYVAPGGKMESGESIYEAAIREFREETDAEPLGVHLKGVYTMMIQEHGRTVDEWMLFTFRATQLRGIPFEETREGILEWHPVESLRTLPMAEGDRTNLLFAAYQEGVQYGTFYYTPEFELLEENIQSSTEEVNRQHG; this is encoded by the coding sequence GTGCAGCGAATCGCGAATTTATTGCTAATAGAGAATGGCAAAGTATTATTGATGAAAAAGCCGCGCAGGGATTGGTACGTAGCCCCTGGCGGCAAAATGGAAAGCGGCGAATCGATTTATGAAGCGGCCATCCGTGAATTCAGGGAAGAAACGGATGCAGAGCCGTTGGGCGTTCACTTGAAAGGCGTTTATACGATGATGATCCAAGAACACGGACGGACGGTGGATGAGTGGATGCTGTTTACATTCCGGGCGACACAGCTCCGGGGAATCCCATTCGAAGAAACACGTGAAGGGATTCTCGAATGGCATCCGGTAGAAAGCCTGCGTACCTTGCCGATGGCGGAAGGGGACCGGACGAACCTATTGTTTGCAGCCTATCAGGAAGGCGTCCAATACGGGACCTTCTATTATACGCCAGAGTTCGAACTGCTAGAAGAGAACATCCAATCATCGACCGAAGAGGTGAATCGCCAGCATGGATAA
- a CDS encoding tetratricopeptide repeat protein — MEKNKRKNFDNVVSFIPTGEFYYQKALKELQREQYDKAYKYLQRAKELTPDDPLILMHYGVVLMERQEFELAMDELRTAHKLDPEEPNILFFLAEVHAHLGLFFDARKYAKDYLEKDTRGSYAAEAMEIIDFAEQEDWQLFDDDGEAHNSEYYYLQEKARRLMEQGKFPEAIKLLEEVIEEKPDFWGAYNNLALAYFYVGETEMAKSLLHEVLRRNTGNLHALCNLAVFHYYEKNDELDDILGLLKKIQPYVFEHRYKLGATFALVGKYKEAYRWLKSLQKRGFDGDPAFYFWLSHAAYHSGHEETAKYAWEQLKRMDPAKEGYEPWGEQPVMPHVDALEHDRDFLIHKLDHPHLSERIYGLFLLGKSSHKQEIISHPNWLKSEQPSVLETYMLGYALGHPFRESVKEEKAFLRAMETAERLYYQKGMVDRENDAIFQLWFMLAEQAFDGDYAFRNPAALAAAASYMVESAEKRETTKKAVAAKFGTSAATMAKYVDELSRFLPNFKD, encoded by the coding sequence TTGGAGAAAAACAAAAGAAAAAATTTCGATAACGTCGTATCATTCATTCCGACAGGGGAATTTTACTATCAAAAAGCACTCAAGGAGCTGCAGCGCGAACAATACGATAAAGCGTATAAGTATTTACAGCGTGCAAAAGAACTGACTCCGGATGATCCGCTTATCCTCATGCATTACGGAGTGGTGCTGATGGAGCGGCAGGAGTTTGAGCTGGCAATGGATGAATTGCGCACTGCCCATAAGCTCGATCCGGAAGAACCGAATATTTTATTCTTTTTGGCTGAAGTCCATGCACATCTGGGCTTGTTTTTTGATGCCCGAAAATATGCTAAGGATTACCTTGAAAAAGATACGCGCGGGAGCTATGCAGCGGAAGCGATGGAAATCATCGATTTTGCCGAGCAGGAAGACTGGCAGCTGTTCGATGATGACGGCGAAGCCCATAATAGCGAGTATTATTACTTGCAGGAAAAAGCGCGCCGTTTGATGGAACAAGGCAAGTTTCCCGAAGCGATCAAGTTATTGGAAGAAGTGATCGAGGAAAAGCCGGATTTCTGGGGGGCTTATAATAACCTGGCACTGGCGTATTTTTATGTCGGGGAAACGGAAATGGCGAAATCGCTGCTTCACGAAGTGCTCCGCAGAAACACCGGCAACCTTCATGCCTTATGCAATTTAGCGGTGTTCCATTATTACGAGAAAAATGATGAATTGGACGATATCCTCGGCTTGCTCAAAAAGATCCAGCCCTATGTCTTTGAACATCGCTATAAATTAGGCGCGACCTTTGCTTTGGTCGGCAAGTACAAAGAAGCATACCGCTGGCTAAAGAGCCTTCAAAAGCGTGGATTTGATGGAGACCCGGCGTTTTACTTCTGGCTGTCGCATGCCGCGTATCATTCAGGCCATGAAGAAACCGCAAAGTATGCATGGGAGCAATTAAAGCGGATGGACCCGGCAAAAGAAGGCTATGAACCGTGGGGAGAGCAGCCAGTAATGCCGCATGTCGATGCGCTCGAACACGACCGCGATTTTCTCATCCACAAACTCGACCATCCCCATTTAAGCGAGCGGATTTACGGTTTGTTCCTGCTTGGGAAATCTTCCCATAAGCAAGAAATCATCTCGCATCCGAATTGGCTGAAATCCGAGCAGCCATCGGTTTTGGAAACCTATATGCTCGGCTATGCGCTCGGCCACCCATTCCGCGAATCGGTCAAAGAAGAAAAAGCCTTTTTGCGCGCGATGGAAACAGCGGAGCGCTTGTATTACCAAAAAGGAATGGTCGATCGCGAAAATGATGCCATTTTCCAATTGTGGTTCATGTTGGCTGAACAGGCTTTCGATGGCGATTATGCGTTCCGCAATCCCGCAGCACTTGCCGCTGCCGCAAGCTATATGGTTGAATCGGCGGAAAAACGGGAAACCACCAAAAAAGCAGTTGCCGCAAAATTCGGTACGTCTGCTGCCACGATGGCCAAATATGTCGATGAGTTAAGCAGATTTTTGCCGAATTTCAAGGACTAG